The following coding sequences are from one Asterias amurensis chromosome 8, ASM3211899v1 window:
- the LOC139940773 gene encoding allatostatin-A receptor-like: MESWTTEVAVPGAVTEQPSFSFILLNIIYSIIGLLGIVGNSLVIFVAVRVPSLRSVTNVLICNQTIIDLTSSVFFVVLYLVPKPQVPGNELAASVLCKLWLSDWPLWGFSVSSTVNLVLLTLERYFAIIHPIKYRRKFSMKCAKCLALIPWFVGPLHELGWALVHVVDSNGDCGPKWPSLTLQRVLGVVFFIGHYLMPVTLMVYVYTKIVLRLRRDWRSPPPQAPASASEIGVSYRVDIGPPDIPLPNRSPAPEKKRFNLLASRSVLRTLVIVSVSYIICWGPNEIIYLVYNLGGYVEFNGVYHSLSVIFVLCNMCLNPIIYAFHYEEFRKALRATFSCHVSIPWKRLMCWRMRTTSNHNGPRSQLPSVTSTLQLADTIQT; the protein is encoded by the coding sequence ATGGAGTCGTGGACAACAGAGGTCGCTGTTCCAGGAGCTGTAACAGAGCAGCCTTCGTTCAGTTTCATTCTCCTGAACATAATCTACTCCATCATCGGTCTGCTAGGGATAGTTGGCAACTCTCTGGTAATTTTTGTAGCGGTCAGGGTTCCGTCTCTTCGCTCTGTGACAAACGTCCTGATCTGCAACCAGACTATTATCGACCTAACAAGCAGTGTGTTCTTCGTGGTGCTGTACCTCGTACCGAAGCCACAAGTACCTGGGAACGAGTTAGCCGCGAGTGTCTTGTGTAAGCTTTGGCTTTCAGACTGGCCTCTGTGGGGTTTCTCAGTCTCCTCAACAGTCAACCTCGTTCTCTTGACTCTGGAGAGGTACTTTGCCATCATTCACCCCATCAAGTACAGGCGAAAGTTCTCGATGAAGTGCGCCAAATGCCTCGCGCTGATACCTTGGTTCGTCGGGCCGCTGCACGAGCTCGGCTGGGCATTAGTTCATGTTGTGGACTCCAATGGCGACTGCGGCCCCAAATGGCCCTCGCTGACCCTGCAGAGGGTTCTAGGAGTGGTGTTTTTCATCGGGCATTATTTGATGCCCGTAACGCTAATGGTGTATGTCTACACCAAGATCGTGTTAAGACTTCGCCGTGATTGGCGCTCCCCTCCCCCACAAGCACCGGCCTCTGCTTCGGAGATCGGGGTGTCGTACCGTGTGGATATAGGACCACCGGACATACCCCTCCCGAATCGTAGTCCAGCACCCGAAAAGAAACGCTTCAACTTGCTGGCCTCCAGGAGCGTTCTTCGTACCCTCGTGATCGTCTCAGTGTCCTACATCATCTGCTGGGGACCAAATGAAATCATATACCTCGTGTATAACCTCGGAGGCTATGTGGAATTTAATGGGGTGTACCACAGCCTCTCCGTTATATTCGTACTGTGCAACATGTGCCTCAACCCCATCATCTACGCGTTTCATTATGAGGAGTTTAGAAAGGCACTCAGAGCAACATTCTCGTGTCATGTTTCTATACCGTGGAAGAGGCTAATGTGCTGGCGCATGCGTACAACGAGCAACCATAATGGTCCACGGAGTCAACTTCCGAGCGTGACGTCAACGTTGCAATTAGCGGACACGATACAGACTTGA
- the LOC139940914 gene encoding uncharacterized protein gives MSPFYVKDNSRHTASGQEAKMCRHGQHETTQSRMTNFPPIAERSKLSTPQPAPHHRVAFRPEQMRCEPHPPSRPRSNSDFSSGDLWSVGRRSISSSNGRSSMSFSSGDNSTVASTDKLLRRRRLSPRRVIRSTTPFPAEEQLRTSPSPNEDVTTEGELLTHRTRTKSEPISPQQPVKARRKTVCQIGKLHQPIAEEESSLLKTTSNCARFSHTEDPLERAHPMKQNKNPTASKSSSERRRRKSMPDIRQKGEAPSTKTGSRNEALLLADSMDGLTRDRIMKWLSEVTCPINDNQQDQEDALSSIDEE, from the exons ATGTCTCCCTTTTATGTGAAAGATAACTCACG ACATACAGCAAGTGGTCAAGAAGCTAAGATGTGTCGTCACGGTCAACATGAAACAACCCAGTCAAGGATGACTAACTTTCCACCGATCGCCGAGCGCTCTAAGCTCTCCACGCCGCAGCCTGCTCCCCACCACCGGGTGGCTTTCCGTCCAGAGCAGATGAGATGTGAGCCGCATCCACCTTCACGACCCAGGAGTAACAGCGATTTCTCCTCGGGGGACCTATGGAGCGTCGGCCGGCGCTCCATCAGCAGCAGTAACGGCCGCTCCTCGATGTCCTTCTCGTCCGGAGACAACTCGACCGTCGCTTCAACGGACAAGCTCCTGCGTAGGAGACGACTCTCCCCGCGGCGTGTAATCAGGTCGACCACACCGTTTCCCGCGGAAGAACAATTACGCACCAGCCCGTCGCCAAACGAAGATGTCACCACCGAGGGTGAGCTGCTGACACACAGAACAAGAACCAAGAGCGAGCCCATCTCGCCACAACAGCCCGTGAAAGCCAGACGAAAGACGGTCTGCCAAATCGGGAAGTTACACCAACCGATTGCGGAGGAAGAATCCTCGTTGTTGAAGACAACTTCAAACTGTGCACGGTTTTCACACACGGAGGACCCATTAGAACGAGCGCAtccaatgaaacaaaacaaaaatcccacTGCGAGTAAATCCTCATCAGAGCGCCGGAGACGAAAGAGCATGCCCGATATAAGACAGAAAGGCGAGGCACCCTCAACCAAAACAGGAAGCCGTAATGAGGCACTGCTGCTGGCAGACTCCATGGATGGTTTGACGCGAGACAGAATTATGAAATGGCTGAGTGAGGTGACATGTCCCATCAATGACAATCAGCAAGACCAGGAGGATGCATTGAGCTCTATTGACGAAGAATGA
- the LOC139941041 gene encoding rhodopsin, GQ-coupled-like produces MGGSVPSEHIVLTIFYYLIGLLGILGNTLVIYVVVRAPSLRSVTNVLICNQAVIDLTSSLVFVVIYLLPTPAVPESQLAASVYCKLYLSHWLLWGTSVSSTANLVLLTIERYIAVFHPIKYRNKFTRRRAQCLAVIPWFIGPLHELGWALVHRIDLAGDCTSDWPSQSLQMGLGILFFSGHYVIPVTLMIYVYTRIVMKLRRDMGPSIPPAPSANHAAKTSNLLARSDKPNPKKPGHLAKSTKRSTLASRSVLRTLVIVSVTYIICWGPNEIIYLFYNLGGYVDFNGVYSNMSVVFALGNMCLNPIIYAFNYRELNNALMKLFPCTCKIRWERFTCWRKKSKYELRGKSPTVATIMPSSFQSTEQLTRL; encoded by the coding sequence ATGGGCGGTTCGGTACCCAGTGAACACATAGTCCTCACGATCTTCTACTATCTGATCGGCCTACTCGGAATATTAGGCAACACTCTGGTCATTTATGTGGTCGTCCGAGCACCGTCTCTTCGCTCCGTGACCAACGTGCTGATCTGCAACCAGGCCGTCATCGACCTGACCAGCAGTCTGGTGTTCGTGGTGATCTATCTGCTCCCGACGCCTGCCGTACCGGAGTCCCAGTTGGCCGCGAGTGTGTATTGTAAGCTGTACCTTTCGCACTGGCTTCTGTGGGGGACCTCGGTCAGTTCAACGGCGAACCTCGTCCTTCTGACCATAGAGCGGTACATCGCCGTGTTCCACCCGATCAAATACCGGAATAAGTTCACCAGGAGACGAGCCCAATGCCTAGCCGTGATACCCTGGTTTATCGGTCCACTGCACGAACTCGGCTGGGCATTAGTGCATAGAATAGACTTGGCGGGCGATTGTACTTCAGACTGGCCCTCACAGTCGCTTCAGATGGGTCTCGGCATCCTGTTCTTCTCCGGACATTACGTGATTCCCGTCACGCTCATGATCTACGTGTACACCAGAATCGTGATGAAGCTGCGCCGTGATATGGGCCCATCGATCCCACCAGCACCTTCAGCAAATCACGCTGCTAAAACATCAAACCTCCTTGCAAGATCGGACAAGCCGAACCCCAAGAAGCCCGGGCACCTCGCCAAGTCCACAAAACGCAGTACCCTGGCCTCGAGGAGCGTTCTCCGTACCCTCGTGATCGTCTCAGTGACTTACATTATCTGCTGGGGTCCAAACGAAATCATATACCTCTTTTATAACCTCGGAGGCTATGTTGACTTCAACGGAGTATACAGCAACATGTCCGTCGTCTTTGCTCTAGGCAACATGTGCCTCAATCCAATCATCTACGCGTTTAACTACAGGGAGCTAAACAATGCTCTGATGAAACTATTCCCGTGTACATGTAAGATACGATGGGAGAGATTTACATGTTGGCGTAAAAAGTCCAAGTATGAACTCAGGGGGAAGTCTCCGACCGTTGCAACAATCATGCCGTCATCTTTCCAATCCACCGAACAGCTTACGAGGCTTTAA